A genome region from Pseudomonadota bacterium includes the following:
- the rpsD gene encoding 30S ribosomal protein S4, translating to MSKRESSKYKINRRLGVNLWGRPKSSINKREYGPGQHGQRRKKPSDYGIQLAAKQKLKGYYGNIGERQFRRLYEEASRRRGDTGARLIELLERRLDTVVYRMKFVATVFASRQFVNHGHIRVNGKRVNIASYQVRNDDTIEIKDKSKQLAFVLEASVSPERDVPDYLEVDHKTMKGKFLRAPALEDVPFPVTMEPNMVTEFYSR from the coding sequence AAGATCAACCGACGCCTCGGCGTCAATCTCTGGGGCCGGCCGAAGAGCTCGATCAACAAGCGGGAATACGGTCCCGGCCAGCACGGCCAGCGCCGCAAGAAGCCGTCGGACTATGGCATCCAGCTGGCGGCCAAGCAGAAGCTCAAGGGCTACTACGGCAATATCGGCGAGCGGCAGTTCCGGCGCCTCTACGAAGAGGCGAGCCGGCGGCGCGGCGACACCGGTGCGCGCCTGATCGAGCTCCTGGAGCGCCGCCTGGATACCGTCGTCTACCGCATGAAGTTCGTGGCGACCGTCTTCGCCTCCCGCCAGTTCGTCAATCACGGGCATATCCGGGTGAACGGCAAGCGGGTCAACATCGCCTCCTACCAGGTGAGGAACGACGACACGATCGAGATCAAGGACAAGTCGAAGCAGCTCGCTTTCGTGCTGGAGGCTTCGGTCAGCCCCGAGCGCGACGTGCCCGACTATCTCGAGGTCGACCACAAGACGATGAAGGGCAAATTCCTGCGCGCACCGGCGCTCGAGGACGTGCCGTTCCCGGTCACCATGGAGCCGAACATGGTGACCGAGTTCTACTCGCGCTAA